Genomic segment of Paraburkholderia agricolaris:
TCGGCGTGGACGTGGGTATCGATCGTGCAAAGCAGATGCAATCCCAGCTCTTCGATCAGGGCGGCATCCCGGCGCACCTGTTCAAAGACCGGATCGACCAGCACCGCTTCTCGCGTTGTGCTATCGGCAAGAAGATACGTGTAGGTTGACGACTGCTGGTCGAATAGCTGCCGGAAGATCAACACTGTTTTTCTCCGAGGCTCGCTGCTGCGAGCGCTTTACTTGGGTTGCGTCACGTACCGCAGATAAGGCTTCACGGTTTTGAAACCCTGCGGATATTTTTGCGTCGCGGCGTCGTTGGAAACGGAGGTTGGAATGATCACGTCTTCACCCGGTTTCCAGTTCACCGGCGTTGCCACTGCGTGCTTCGCGTTGAGCTGCAGCGCGTCGAGCAGGCGCAGCACTTCGTCGAAATTGCGGCCCGCACTCATGGGGTAGACGAGCATGGCTTTAACCTTCTTGTCCGGGCCGATGAGAAACACCGAGCGTACGGTCGCATTGTCCACCGCGGTGCGCGGACCGCCGCCGCTTGCCTCGGGATGAATCATATCGTAGAGCTTCGCGACCGTCAGGTCCGGGTCGCCGATCAGTGGGTAGCCAACCGCGTGGCCCTGGGTCTCCGCGATGTCCTTGACCCATTCGTTGTGGT
This window contains:
- a CDS encoding peroxiredoxin produces the protein MSIRLGEDAPDFTAETTEGTIRFHEWIGDHWAVLFSHPKDFTPVCTTELGYLAGLQPEFDKRNTKIIGLSVDPVSDHNEWVKDIAETQGHAVGYPLIGDPDLTVAKLYDMIHPEASGGGPRTAVDNATVRSVFLIGPDKKVKAMLVYPMSAGRNFDEVLRLLDALQLNAKHAVATPVNWKPGEDVIIPTSVSNDAATQKYPQGFKTVKPYLRYVTQPK